From Salinibacterium sp. ZJ450, one genomic window encodes:
- a CDS encoding acetate/propionate family kinase, which translates to MTQVFVVNSGSSSIKYQLVDLESGTAVMGGLIERIGEPGSFIADHVEGMQIVLEELGEGRDILAVGHRVVHGGSAFAVPTLIDDAVEAEIDRLSELAPLHNPANLLGIRAARAALPGIPHVAVFDTAFHQSLLPAAYTYAIDAELARTHQIRRYGFHGTSHKFVSEEAARVLGKPYAELKMIVLHLGNGASVTAIDGGQSVDTSMGLTPLQGLVMGTRSGDIDPAVVFHLKRHAGLDVDEIDTLLNRKSGLLGLTGMNDMRDVQEAAQQGNADAELALQVWRHRIRHYIGAYYAQLGGLDAVIFTAGIGENNALLRRRALGGLAHLGIRVDDDRNELMSREARLISPDGARVAVLVVPTNEELEIARQTASVV; encoded by the coding sequence ATGACGCAGGTGTTCGTCGTCAACTCAGGATCATCCTCGATCAAGTACCAGCTGGTCGACCTGGAGTCCGGGACAGCCGTCATGGGCGGTCTGATCGAACGGATCGGCGAACCCGGCTCGTTCATCGCCGACCACGTCGAGGGCATGCAGATCGTGCTCGAGGAGCTGGGCGAGGGTCGCGACATCCTGGCGGTCGGCCACCGCGTTGTGCACGGCGGCAGCGCCTTCGCCGTGCCGACGCTGATCGATGACGCGGTCGAAGCCGAGATCGACCGGCTCTCCGAGCTGGCGCCGCTGCACAATCCGGCGAACCTGCTCGGCATCCGTGCCGCCCGCGCCGCGCTGCCCGGCATCCCGCACGTTGCCGTGTTCGACACCGCGTTCCACCAGAGCCTGCTGCCTGCCGCGTACACCTACGCCATCGACGCGGAGCTCGCCCGCACGCACCAGATCCGCCGCTACGGCTTCCACGGCACCTCGCACAAGTTTGTGTCTGAGGAAGCCGCGCGCGTGCTCGGCAAGCCGTACGCCGAGCTGAAGATGATCGTGCTGCACCTCGGCAACGGGGCATCCGTCACCGCCATCGACGGCGGCCAGTCGGTCGACACGTCGATGGGGCTCACCCCGTTGCAGGGGCTGGTGATGGGCACCCGGTCCGGCGACATCGACCCCGCGGTGGTGTTCCACCTGAAGCGGCACGCGGGCCTCGACGTCGACGAGATCGACACCCTGCTGAACCGCAAGAGCGGGCTGCTCGGCCTCACCGGCATGAACGACATGCGCGACGTGCAGGAGGCGGCGCAGCAGGGGAACGCGGATGCCGAGCTGGCCCTGCAGGTCTGGCGGCACCGGATCCGGCACTACATCGGCGCGTACTACGCCCAGCTTGGCGGGCTCGACGCGGTGATCTTCACGGCGGGCATCGGCGAGAACAACGCGCTGCTGCGGCGGCGTGCGCTCGGCGGACTTGCGCACCTCGGCATCCGGGTCGACGACGACCGCAACGAGCTGATGTCGCGCGAGGCCCGCCTGATCTCGCCGGACGGCGCACGGGTCGCGGTGCTAGTGGTGCCGACCAACGAGGAACTGGAGATCGCGCGGCAGACCGCGTCGGTGGTGTGA
- a CDS encoding iron-containing redox enzyme family protein, with the protein METRNPPTLATPTPAAPTPTTPTRAVPAPLFHGRGPVSELLIDALPRPRAEVDAALAGLTRLVEQALAATSDILRDDDLQLALLILYGLHYGSLVETDGDWEWHPATLAARLTIEEAFERELRQRIAAPELPQPTRETVAAALFELTGRDTGPSLSRYVAREASREQLIELVVQKSVYTLKEADAQTWAIPRLRGRAKAGLVEIQADEYGGGRPERMHAAIYAGTMRGVGLDDRYGAYLDQVSAITLASFNLMTMFGLNRRLRGASVGHFAAFEMTSSVPNRFYANGFRRHGYGDDVTWYFDEHVEADAVHEQLAAREVAGSLAEDEPALLGDIFFGAAACLTVDGWVGEHILNSWTAGQSSLRMPLDTEIGGAA; encoded by the coding sequence ATGGAAACGCGCAACCCCCCTACGCTCGCGACTCCGACACCGGCGGCGCCGACACCCACGACACCGACGCGCGCCGTGCCCGCCCCGCTGTTCCACGGCCGCGGCCCGGTCAGCGAGCTTCTCATCGATGCCCTGCCGCGACCGCGCGCCGAGGTCGATGCGGCGCTCGCCGGGTTGACCCGGCTGGTCGAGCAGGCGCTCGCCGCGACATCCGACATTCTGCGCGACGACGACCTGCAACTGGCGCTGCTGATCCTGTACGGGCTGCATTACGGTTCGCTGGTCGAGACCGACGGTGACTGGGAATGGCACCCGGCCACGCTCGCCGCCCGCCTGACGATCGAGGAGGCGTTTGAGCGGGAGCTGCGGCAGCGCATTGCCGCGCCCGAGCTGCCGCAGCCCACCCGCGAGACGGTCGCCGCCGCCCTGTTCGAGCTGACGGGACGCGATACCGGGCCGAGCCTGTCGCGCTACGTCGCCCGCGAGGCCAGCCGTGAGCAGCTGATCGAGCTGGTGGTGCAGAAGTCCGTGTACACGCTGAAGGAAGCGGATGCGCAGACCTGGGCGATTCCGCGGCTGCGCGGGCGGGCCAAGGCCGGGCTGGTCGAGATTCAGGCCGACGAGTACGGGGGAGGGCGGCCGGAGCGGATGCACGCCGCGATCTACGCCGGCACGATGCGCGGTGTCGGGCTCGATGACCGCTACGGCGCCTACCTCGACCAGGTGTCGGCGATCACCCTCGCCTCGTTCAACCTGATGACGATGTTCGGCCTGAACCGGCGGCTGCGCGGCGCCTCGGTCGGGCACTTCGCCGCATTCGAGATGACCTCGTCGGTGCCGAACCGGTTCTACGCAAACGGCTTCCGCCGCCACGGCTACGGCGACGACGTCACCTGGTACTTCGACGAACACGTGGAAGCCGACGCCGTGCACGAACAGCTGGCCGCCCGGGAAGTCGCCGGGTCACTGGCCGAGGACGAACCGGCGCTGCTCGGCGACATCTTCTTCGGCGCGGCCGCCTGCCTCACCGTCGACGGCTGGGTGGGCGAGCACATCCTGAACTCGTGGACCGCGGGGCAATCATCGCTGCGGATGCCGCTGGACACGGAGATCGGCGGGGCGGCATGA
- a CDS encoding CDGSH iron-sulfur domain-containing protein → MNIPPVTPSITACPNGPLLVRGDVEILAASGEVITANRRTFALCRCGVSTIKPFCDGSHKLIGFTTEADTE, encoded by the coding sequence ATGAACATTCCCCCGGTCACGCCCAGCATCACCGCCTGCCCGAACGGGCCCCTGCTGGTGCGCGGCGACGTGGAGATCCTGGCCGCCTCCGGTGAAGTCATCACCGCGAACCGCCGCACCTTCGCGCTCTGCCGCTGTGGGGTGTCCACGATCAAGCCGTTCTGCGACGGCAGCCACAAGCTGATCGGCTTCACCACCGAGGCGGACACCGAGTAG
- a CDS encoding MBL fold metallo-hydrolase, with the protein MAAGNHPTLTRNIAPGVHRLGHAYVNCYLIEDGTRVTVVDAALPATWSHLEQSLQAIGRSRDDVEALVITHAHPDHLGFAARIAAQWSVPIWVHAADERIAQHPYRHEREGNPLVSTLRHPRAVPMLTAMVAAGALRVKGVTNTRRLPPSAVLDVPGHPTVLFTPGHTFGHCALHLPDRGVLISGDALVTLDPYTAARGPRLIAGAGTADSVMALASLQDIEDTDAATVLPGHGEPWQTGARAAVAAARETAAL; encoded by the coding sequence ATGGCCGCTGGAAACCACCCGACGCTCACCCGCAACATCGCGCCCGGAGTTCATCGCCTGGGCCACGCCTACGTAAATTGTTACCTGATCGAGGACGGCACCCGGGTGACCGTCGTGGATGCGGCGCTGCCGGCGACCTGGTCGCACCTGGAGCAGTCGCTGCAGGCCATTGGCCGCAGTCGCGACGACGTGGAGGCGCTGGTCATCACCCACGCGCACCCCGACCACCTGGGCTTCGCCGCCCGGATCGCCGCCCAATGGTCGGTGCCGATCTGGGTGCACGCCGCCGATGAGCGCATCGCGCAGCATCCGTACCGCCACGAACGTGAGGGCAATCCGCTGGTGTCGACGCTGCGGCATCCGCGGGCGGTTCCGATGCTGACGGCGATGGTGGCGGCCGGCGCGCTGCGGGTGAAGGGCGTGACCAACACCCGCCGGCTGCCTCCGTCGGCGGTGCTGGATGTTCCGGGCCACCCCACCGTGCTGTTCACACCCGGGCACACCTTTGGGCACTGCGCGCTGCACCTGCCCGATCGCGGCGTGCTGATCTCCGGCGACGCCCTGGTCACCCTGGACCCGTACACCGCCGCCCGCGGTCCCCGACTGATCGCCGGGGCCGGCACCGCGGATTCCGTGATGGCTCTCGCCTCACTGCAGGACATCGAGGACACGGATGCCGCGACCGTGCTGCCTGGGCACGGCGAGCCCTGGCAGACCGGCGCTCGCGCGGCGGTGGCCGCCGCACGGGAAACGGCAGCGCTCTGA
- a CDS encoding NAD(P)-binding oxidoreductase, producing the protein MRIVIAGGHGKIALLLSKLLTDAGHEPVGIIRNPDQIPDLERVGSQPLLLDLEHTDTATLAAKLRETGADAVVFAAGAGPGSGAVRKTTVDRDAAILLADAAEAAGIRRLVQISAIATDRVDPNADEVMQAYSRAKSEADADIRGRDLEWSIVRPGGLTNEAPTGLVTVGDTVDRGTIPRADVAAVVAHLLQSGGAVRRQFELVSGDTPIAEAI; encoded by the coding sequence ATGCGCATCGTCATCGCCGGAGGCCACGGAAAGATCGCCCTACTGCTGTCGAAATTACTGACGGATGCCGGTCACGAACCGGTCGGCATCATCAGGAACCCCGACCAGATCCCCGACCTGGAGCGGGTCGGGTCGCAGCCGCTGCTGCTCGACCTCGAGCACACCGACACCGCAACCCTCGCCGCGAAACTGCGGGAGACGGGTGCCGACGCCGTCGTCTTCGCAGCAGGCGCCGGCCCCGGCAGCGGCGCGGTCCGCAAGACCACGGTGGACCGTGACGCCGCGATCCTGCTCGCCGACGCGGCTGAGGCTGCCGGCATCCGGCGTCTGGTTCAGATCTCGGCGATCGCCACCGACCGGGTCGACCCGAACGCCGACGAGGTGATGCAGGCGTACTCCCGGGCCAAGAGCGAGGCCGACGCCGATATCCGCGGCCGCGACCTCGAGTGGAGCATCGTGCGACCCGGCGGGCTCACTAATGAGGCACCCACCGGCTTGGTCACCGTGGGCGACACGGTCGACCGCGGCACCATCCCGCGAGCGGATGTCGCAGCCGTCGTCGCCCATCTGCTGCAGTCCGGCGGTGCGGTGCGCCGCCAATTCGAACTGGTCAGCGGAGACACGCCGATCGCCGAGGCCATCTAG
- a CDS encoding DNA polymerase III subunit gamma and tau, translating into MVTALYRRYRPETFAELIGQTQVTDPLRTALRTDRVNHAYLFSGPRGCGKTTSARILARCLNCAEGPTDTPCGVCPSCIELSRDGGGSLDVVEIDAASHNGVDDARDLRERAVFAPARDRFKIFILDEAHMVTPQGFNALLKIVEEPPEHVKFIFATTEPEKVIGTIRSRTHHYPFRLVPPAQMLEYVQQLSESEGVKVDAGVLPLVVRAGGGSVRDTLSLLDQLIAGSENDTVEYERAVALLGYTHGALLDEVVDAIGARDAAAVFAAVDRVIQTGQDPRRFVEDLLERLRDLIIVGATRENAAAVLRGIPQDELDHMIQQAAKFGTAELSRAADVVNAALTEMTGATSPRLHLELMVARVLLPASDDTERGALARVERLERRVGMAGAADGPPAAPVAQTASAPVSPPPAPAATPAASSPAPIPATTPVTSPPASGPPATTPAEAPQPAAPAAPAPAPAAPPVGPLTLQQVRDAWPEILEVVQKAKRSAWMVVYTSQARVLVDDVLTVTFPSQKDVDNFKQQGLEGVSENLRRAILSVLGVRVKFIAKVEAPGKPLTAAQTAAAPASTPAPTVPTRAPAPAASRANVTQGPVDAQGRTGQQGSNDPQAPTDAQAATDRQGPTDATGPQDLHEEPPHDPYPSEEPSVPAEPASTGWDVVAIPGSDAEPAPASAPVAAGSKRSPSSAASSKSSPSPSATAGAPATQSPSNDTATAAKAAAKAPATRQSPGAATSGTGRQRYGESVVREILNASFIEEQTIVPRSTARSEF; encoded by the coding sequence GTGGTTACCGCTCTCTACCGTCGCTATCGACCGGAGACCTTCGCTGAGCTCATTGGGCAAACGCAGGTCACCGATCCGCTGCGCACTGCCCTCCGCACCGACCGGGTGAACCACGCGTACCTGTTCAGCGGACCGCGCGGCTGTGGCAAGACCACGTCCGCCCGCATCCTGGCCCGCTGCCTGAACTGCGCCGAAGGCCCCACCGACACCCCCTGCGGTGTCTGCCCGAGCTGCATCGAGCTCAGCCGCGACGGCGGCGGCTCCCTCGATGTTGTGGAGATCGACGCGGCCAGCCACAACGGTGTCGACGACGCCCGCGACCTGCGTGAACGCGCCGTGTTCGCGCCCGCCCGCGACCGGTTCAAGATCTTCATCCTCGACGAGGCCCACATGGTCACGCCGCAGGGCTTCAACGCGCTGCTGAAGATCGTCGAAGAGCCGCCGGAGCACGTCAAGTTCATCTTCGCGACCACCGAGCCCGAGAAGGTCATCGGCACCATCCGGTCGCGCACCCACCATTACCCGTTCCGGCTGGTGCCGCCCGCGCAGATGCTCGAGTACGTGCAGCAACTGTCGGAGAGCGAGGGCGTCAAGGTCGACGCCGGCGTGCTGCCCCTCGTCGTGCGTGCCGGCGGCGGGTCCGTTCGCGACACCCTCTCGCTGCTCGACCAGCTGATCGCCGGCTCCGAGAACGACACCGTCGAATACGAGCGAGCCGTTGCCCTGCTCGGCTACACCCACGGCGCCCTGCTCGACGAGGTCGTCGACGCGATTGGCGCCCGCGACGCCGCCGCTGTGTTCGCCGCGGTCGACCGGGTGATCCAGACCGGACAAGACCCTCGCCGCTTCGTCGAAGACCTGCTCGAGCGCCTGCGCGACCTCATCATCGTCGGCGCCACCCGCGAGAACGCGGCCGCCGTGTTGCGCGGCATCCCGCAAGACGAGCTCGACCACATGATCCAGCAGGCCGCCAAGTTCGGAACGGCGGAGCTGTCGAGGGCAGCGGATGTCGTGAACGCGGCACTCACCGAGATGACGGGCGCCACGAGCCCACGGTTGCACCTTGAACTCATGGTCGCCCGGGTGCTGCTGCCCGCAAGCGATGACACCGAGCGCGGCGCCCTGGCCAGGGTGGAGCGGCTGGAGCGTCGCGTCGGCATGGCCGGCGCCGCAGACGGCCCACCCGCAGCACCCGTCGCGCAGACCGCCTCGGCGCCGGTATCGCCGCCACCGGCACCCGCGGCAACCCCGGCAGCGTCGAGCCCTGCTCCGATTCCGGCTACCACGCCTGTTACCAGCCCGCCCGCGTCCGGCCCGCCCGCAACAACACCAGCCGAGGCTCCGCAGCCCGCTGCACCCGCCGCACCCGCACCCGCACCCGCGGCCCCGCCGGTTGGTCCCCTCACGCTGCAGCAGGTGCGAGACGCCTGGCCCGAGATTCTCGAGGTAGTGCAGAAGGCCAAGCGCAGCGCGTGGATGGTTGTGTACACCTCGCAAGCGCGAGTGCTGGTCGACGATGTGCTCACGGTCACCTTCCCGAGCCAGAAGGATGTCGATAACTTCAAGCAGCAGGGCCTCGAGGGGGTCAGCGAGAATCTGCGCCGCGCCATCCTGAGCGTGCTCGGCGTGCGGGTGAAGTTCATCGCCAAGGTGGAGGCGCCAGGCAAGCCGCTCACGGCCGCCCAGACCGCCGCCGCGCCCGCGTCGACTCCCGCCCCGACTGTCCCGACCCGGGCTCCGGCGCCCGCGGCGTCGCGCGCGAATGTCACTCAGGGCCCGGTTGATGCACAGGGCCGGACTGGCCAGCAGGGATCGAATGACCCGCAGGCCCCGACCGACGCGCAGGCTGCGACCGACAGGCAGGGCCCGACCGACGCGACCGGCCCGCAGGATCTGCACGAGGAACCCCCGCACGACCCGTACCCGAGCGAGGAGCCATCGGTCCCAGCGGAACCGGCATCGACCGGCTGGGACGTCGTGGCAATCCCCGGCTCTGACGCTGAGCCCGCGCCTGCCTCGGCACCGGTCGCCGCTGGCTCGAAGCGCAGTCCCTCGTCCGCCGCCTCCTCGAAGAGCAGCCCGTCGCCGAGCGCCACCGCCGGTGCTCCCGCGACGCAGTCGCCCTCGAACGACACGGCCACCGCCGCGAAGGCCGCCGCGAAGGCGCCAGCCACCCGCCAGTCGCCGGGCGCCGCGACATCCGGAACCGGCCGTCAGCGCTACGGCGAATCCGTCGTGCGTGAGATCCTCAACGCCAGTTTCATCGAGGAGCAGACCATAGTGCCGCGCTCCACCGCAAGAAGTGAGTTCTAA
- the recR gene encoding recombination mediator RecR, with protein sequence MYEGIVQELIDELGRLPGIGPKSAQRIAFHILQTESVDVTRLAQVLMEVKEKVRFCAICGNVSEHETCSICRDPRRQPQTICVVEEAKDVVAIERTREFRGLYHVLGGAISPIDGIGPDDLRIRQLLQRLADGTVTEVIIATDPNLEGEATATYLTRMLQQPGLRVTRLASGLPVGGDLEYADEVTLGRAFEGRRLVEY encoded by the coding sequence GTGTACGAGGGCATTGTCCAGGAACTCATCGACGAACTGGGGCGGCTGCCCGGCATCGGCCCCAAGTCGGCGCAGCGCATCGCGTTCCACATCCTGCAGACCGAAAGCGTCGACGTGACCCGGTTGGCGCAGGTGCTGATGGAGGTCAAAGAGAAGGTGCGTTTCTGCGCGATCTGCGGCAACGTGTCCGAGCACGAGACCTGCTCCATCTGCCGCGATCCCCGACGCCAGCCGCAGACCATCTGCGTCGTCGAAGAGGCGAAGGATGTCGTCGCGATCGAGCGCACCCGTGAGTTCCGTGGGCTGTACCACGTGCTCGGCGGAGCGATCAGCCCAATCGACGGCATCGGTCCCGACGACCTGCGCATCCGTCAGCTGCTGCAACGCCTCGCAGACGGCACGGTGACCGAGGTGATCATCGCCACTGACCCCAACCTCGAGGGCGAGGCGACAGCGACGTACCTTACCCGCATGCTGCAGCAGCCCGGTCTGCGGGTCACTCGTCTGGCATCCGGACTCCCCGTGGGTGGCGATCTCGAGTACGCCGACGAAGTCACCCTCGGCCGCGCCTTCGAAGGCCGGCGACTGGTCGAGTACTAG
- a CDS encoding DUF2382 domain-containing protein, with amino-acid sequence MLDTNQIQTLTQGHGAVYDTNGNKIGKIGQVYLDDQTGRPEWLTVSTGLFGTSESFVPLRDARINGDDVTVPFDKDMVKDAPRVDADRHLDEAEEAKLYSYYSLDYGDRSDRDLRGDVTDRDLDRDRARTDDAMTRSEERVNVGTERHATGKVRLRKYVVTENVTQTVPVSHEEVRIEREPITDANANEALRGADISEAEHEVTLHAEEPVVEKKTVPVERVRLDTETVTDEARVTEEVRKEKIDTDVEGDARRRDKGI; translated from the coding sequence ACGGAGCCGTCTACGACACCAATGGCAACAAGATCGGGAAGATCGGCCAGGTGTACCTTGACGACCAGACTGGCCGCCCGGAATGGCTGACTGTCTCCACCGGACTCTTCGGCACTTCTGAATCATTCGTGCCGTTGCGGGACGCGAGAATCAATGGTGATGACGTGACGGTGCCCTTTGACAAGGACATGGTGAAGGACGCCCCGCGGGTTGATGCCGACCGTCATCTCGACGAAGCCGAGGAAGCGAAGCTGTACAGCTACTACTCGCTCGACTACGGCGACAGAAGCGACCGTGACCTGCGCGGCGACGTCACTGATCGCGACCTTGACCGCGACCGCGCCCGCACCGATGACGCGATGACTCGCTCCGAGGAACGTGTGAACGTCGGCACGGAGCGCCACGCCACCGGCAAGGTGCGCCTGCGCAAGTACGTGGTGACCGAGAACGTCACCCAAACGGTGCCGGTCAGCCACGAAGAAGTTCGCATCGAGCGCGAACCGATCACCGACGCCAACGCCAACGAGGCGCTGCGCGGAGCGGACATCAGCGAGGCCGAGCACGAGGTCACCCTTCACGCCGAAGAACCGGTCGTGGAGAAGAAGACCGTGCCGGTGGAGCGCGTGCGGCTCGACACCGAGACGGTAACCGACGAAGCCCGGGTCACCGAGGAAGTTCGCAAGGAAAAGATCGATACGGATGTCGAGGGCGATGCTCGTCGCCGTGACAAGGGCATCTGA